In the Nitrosopumilus cobalaminigenes genome, TGGTGATATCCTTTATGATGCTGATATCTCAGTTCATCCTGATTTCCAACGAATGGGAATTGCAAATTCTATGAATGACGCGAGAAAAATGTTGGTATCTAAATTATCTATTCGGAGTTTTTTTTCAGGGAGCCGTTTATCAAATTATGGGAAGTACAGTGATCAATTTACTCCTGATGAATACGCTCAAAAAGTTATTGATAATAGCATAAGTGATCGTGTTCTATCTTTTCATTTATCTTGTGATTTTAAATTTGTAAAACTTTTGCCAAATTACCTTGATGATCTAAATTCTAAAAATAATGGTGTTTTAGTTGAATGGATTAATCCTAATTATAAAAACAATCCTTAATTTATAATATCTTCTCGAAATCTCTTTCCTTCAAATAAACAATATCTGAAATAATCTAAGCACCATTGATGAAAATTCTCATCAGAACTGTAAAACCCTTTACTAAGATCTATTTCCCCGTTTGTAAAAGGAAAACAAACCACTGCTTGTTTTTCATTCATTGTGATGCTGATTTTTGTATTTTTAGTCATTTTCTTTTCTAAAGTGTCGTTTTTGATATATTTGTCAAAATCATATTTTTTTAATATTTTTTTTCTGTCTTTAGGTACAATTACATTTTCTGAAAATATACTTTTTATTTTAATATTTTTTTTTAATTTTGTTTCAATAATGTCCATCATTTCAATAGAATATGGAGCATCGATTAAAATATTGTAAA is a window encoding:
- a CDS encoding histone acetyltransferase, with protein sequence MSDEIIIRNTTKNDASSIVKLQNETFFDLPEHARWKKEHIFAHVDKFPQGQFCAISNNEIVGSCSSFLTLRSIILKPHTWIEACGDFYFKNHIVSGDILYDADISVHPDFQRMGIANSMNDARKMLVSKLSIRSFFSGSRLSNYGKYSDQFTPDEYAQKVIDNSISDRVLSFHLSCDFKFVKLLPNYLDDLNSKNNGVLVEWINPNYKNNP